The Leucothrix mucor DSM 2157 DNA window TAAAGATAGCTTCACCGTTACCAAGGGCGGGGACGAGGTATTCGCCGAGCTCTCTGGCAATCTGCTCTACAGCACTGACTCTGCCAGTGAGCTGCCGACCACGGGCGACTGGGTGTATGCCGATTTTTACGATGATGATACTCATGCCATTATCTATGGCGTGTTTCCCAGAAAGACACTGCTAAAGCGTAAGGCTGTCGGAAAGCTGGTTGATTATCAGTTGATTGCGGCAAATATTGATGTTGCCTTCATTATCCAATCCTTGAACGATAATTTTAATCTACGAAGATTGGAGCGCTATTTAGTGATGGCCAATGAAGCTGGTATCGAGCCGGTCATTCTATTGAGCAAATGCGATCTGATGCCAGAGGATGAGATCAGCGACATTAAGAACAAGGTGTTGGCAGTTGCGCCTAATGCAACCGTGATGGCATTTAGCAACTTAAACCAAGCGAGTATTGATTCAATTATCCAATCCTTAAAAAGCGAACTCACTTATTGCTTGCTGGGCTCTTCAGGCGTTGGGAAAACCACTTTGCTTAACAGCATTGTCGGCAAGGATGAGTTTGAAACCAAGGCAGTCAGTAAAATACAAAGCAAGGGCCGACACACCACCACTAGCCGTCAATTGGTGCGCTTAGAAAGTGGTGCGATGATTATAGATACTCCGGGAATGAGAGAGCTTGGGAGTGTGTCTGCCGATGAGGGCTTGGATGAAACCTTCTCAGAAATAGCGCCACTTTCACAGCAGTGCAAGTTTGCGAACTGTTCACACAGTAATGAAAAAGGCTGCGCGATGTTGGTGGCGATCAATGCGGGTGAGCTATCAGAGGAGCGCTATCAAAACTACTTAAAGATTAAAAGAGAGTCTGATTTTAACCAAATGTCCTACTCGGAAAAGCGCAAGAAGGACAAAGATTTTGGCAAGCTGATTAAATCAACGCTGAAAAACAAACAACGTTAAATTAGGTTAGTTCGCTGTTTAAGGCGCTAATTTCACGATGCTAGTGAAGCTTTGGGCGCTTATGCCCGACGCTTTTTAAACGCGTAGAAACCCGCTCCCAGCAGTGTTTTCGCAACTACGCTCCAAGCACTCAAATTGGCTTTCGGGTCTTTGCCGTTGGCAATCCGCGCAAGCTGCTGTTCGTACCAAGTAATACCAATCATAGCCATGGCATCCATTGCACGGCTACCCGTAGAGGGATTACTTAATGTCATGCTGTAGCGGTCATCGGCGAGTAGCTTATTCGGGAATTCAGTATCAATGGCAACGGTTCTGGCCAAGCCAACAAAATCAGTCGCGCCACTTTGCAGGGCTTCTAACATGGCTGGGCCACTTCGAAATCCGCCGGTCACCACTAATGGAGTATCCACCAGCTTGCGCACTTTTTCCATATAATCAAGGAAGTAGGCTTCACGATCGATCGTGCTTTGTTTCGCGCCTTTTCCCATCATGGAGGGGCTTTCATAGGTGCCGCCGGAGATCTCAATCAAGTTGATACCGGCATTCGCCAATGCCTGCACCACTTCCATCGAGTCATCTTCGCTGAAGCCGCCTTTCATAAAGTCAGCACTGTTTAGCTTGATGCCGATAGGGAAGTCGTCGCCCACTTGTTCACGAATGGCTTCATACACGGATAGCACAAAACGCATACGATTTTGCAGCGAGCCACCCCATTGATCATCCCGCGTATTATGGCGAGGTGATAAAAACTGACTGACCAGATAGCCATGCGCACCATGAATCTGCACGCCGGTAAATCCTGCATCTTTAGAGAGTCTGGCGCTGGTGGCAAATTGCTGGATGATCTCTAAAATCTCAGCTTCCAATAGCGCTCTTGGCGTATTGAAGCCTTTTTCAAGCCCTTTGCCCAGTGCAATAGCCGATGGCGAGACGGGTGTTTTGTTGAGAAAGCTCGGAATTTGTTTACCGGGGTGGTTGAGTTGCGTCCAGATCTGCGCGCCGTTTTGTTTTCCAGCTTCAGCCCAGCGTTTGAATATTTCAAGATCGCTG harbors:
- the rsgA gene encoding ribosome small subunit-dependent GTPase A; amino-acid sequence: MMSELKSIGYSEWFASRVDDQKLATHAVARVMSVHKDSFTVTKGGDEVFAELSGNLLYSTDSASELPTTGDWVYADFYDDDTHAIIYGVFPRKTLLKRKAVGKLVDYQLIAANIDVAFIIQSLNDNFNLRRLERYLVMANEAGIEPVILLSKCDLMPEDEISDIKNKVLAVAPNATVMAFSNLNQASIDSIIQSLKSELTYCLLGSSGVGKTTLLNSIVGKDEFETKAVSKIQSKGRHTTTSRQLVRLESGAMIIDTPGMRELGSVSADEGLDETFSEIAPLSQQCKFANCSHSNEKGCAMLVAINAGELSEERYQNYLKIKRESDFNQMSYSEKRKKDKDFGKLIKSTLKNKQR
- a CDS encoding NADH:flavin oxidoreductase/NADH oxidase family protein, which gives rise to MTQPSLSLASSFTLSNGQIIKNRLFKSAMSEQLGTKGHHPTDGLVTLYGRWANGGIGLSMTGNIMISRTALGEPKNVVLDEHSDLEIFKRWAEAGKQNGAQIWTQLNHPGKQIPSFLNKTPVSPSAIALGKGLEKGFNTPRALLEAEILEIIQQFATSARLSKDAGFTGVQIHGAHGYLVSQFLSPRHNTRDDQWGGSLQNRMRFVLSVYEAIREQVGDDFPIGIKLNSADFMKGGFSEDDSMEVVQALANAGINLIEISGGTYESPSMMGKGAKQSTIDREAYFLDYMEKVRKLVDTPLVVTGGFRSGPAMLEALQSGATDFVGLARTVAIDTEFPNKLLADDRYSMTLSNPSTGSRAMDAMAMIGITWYEQQLARIANGKDPKANLSAWSVVAKTLLGAGFYAFKKRRA